The region CGTTCGGAAGAGTACATGCAGGGCCTGCGTGACCGCTGCGAGACTTTCTTCCAAGACCAAGCTACCCGCCGCCAGGCCGAAGAGACCGCCAAGGCCGACGACTCCAAGCCCAAGGGCAGGAGAGGAAGAGGAGGCACAAAATGAGAACACTTATCCTGTTCACCGCTACGGCGATCCTGCTGCTTTCCGCCGCCGCAGTGGTGGCTGAGACCAACACCGGATACAGCACCGAAGGCGGGCAGAGCAGCAACGACGGGCGGGTGAGCACCTTCAAGCTCGGCAAGGACAAACGTCATTCCGACAGCAACAGCCGCTCGACTACTACCTCGGCAGGCGATGACGAACAGATACAGTCGAGCATCAAACAGATGCGCGATGCTCGTAAAAGCCGCGAACTCGACGTGTCCCGGCCGGCTCAGGCTGTTTTTCTCGATTACCTGCTGACGATGGAGGCGTACCCTTCCGCGCTCGACGGGATGCCGCAGCGGCAGCTTGTCGAGGTCATTCGCCGGGGGCGGTTGTCCAATCCGCTTTTCCCGGCAAATGTCGGCCTTGGCGCGAGCAGCGGGAAGTACAGCATCGACGAGACGCGGAAGGGCTATCTCCACAGCCAGGCGGGCAATAGCGCCCGCCTGCTGGCCGTAGGGGGCGACGAGGCGGCTGTGATCGCCTACGCCCATGATCTCGCGATCCTCGGCGCGATCATCGGTCAAGCCTATCTCTTCCTTGCCGATGACATCAGCGCCTTACAGACAAAGATCGCGGAGGCGGAGGGGCGGAAAGGCCGCAGCCGCCTGATCTCTGCGCCGCTCCGGGACGCCACCGGCCGGCCCCGGCCGGTGGAAGCTGAAATCACCGAGATTGGCGCGGAAGATTTTCAACGGATGGCGCTGGGAGCGTTGATAAAAGTCTTCCGCGAGGGGATCAAGGACACGTGGGTTAAATCAATGAGTAACCGGCTCCTGTCAATCAGCGACGAATCCGGCTGTGTGCTGAAAGGGGCCATCGATACCGTCAGAGTCAGCTGCGGGCCCGCTATCCTGACCTTCGGCAACCCGGCGGTCTTAGAGATCGCGGGAATCCAGTGGGCGGGGACTGCATTTGCGGGGTTTGAGGGCCGCTACCGGCTGTCGTCAGCTTGGTCGTACAGCGAGACCTTAGATCACTTGCAGTCCATCGGAAAAAGCAGTCGGATAGCTTCTGACTATGCCAAGCGGTCGGAAGACAGCCTGAGCAAGGGTAAGAGCGTCGACGCGGTGTGGGACCTTCGCGAAGGCGTGGAGCGGAGTGCAAAATCCAGCAATTCTGTCAACTCGAAAGGAGGAGGAAAGCAATGATCACGGCAGTGAAATGGGCAATCGGTGGCATCGGGAGTACGGCGGTCGCGGTATTGCTGTACTTCGAGTATGCAACGCATGAGCAGCAGAAGATGGAGAGGAAGATGGACGTGCGGAGCATGCGTCAGGAAAAAGTCATAAACGACGTGTTTCTCCAGGACAAGGATTTCGTGCCGGACAAGAAGACCCGCGACCGGTACTCCGCGAGGTCCGCAGAGCTTGATGAGCAGATCAAGGCGACCGAGAAAACGGTTGAGGGCGCACAGGGAGTTTCCGACGCGATGGTGCGCGACGCCCGCCGCCGTGCCGGCGCCGCAGGCAAGGACCTGGACAAGATGGTAGGCAGCGAACAGGGCGACCCGGCTGAGACACCGGAGGAGATCATGAAGAGGCAGGCGGGAGGAAAGTAGCCCTCCCGAGCTGAATCATGGGGGGGCTGTTCCGCCCCCCCTTTTTTTGACGTTATCTACTCAACCTACAAAAATCCTTCAAGGAGGAACATCATGACTTCCGTATCCCCCCCTATGCCCGCCGCAGCCGCCGGAAAATACTTCACCGCCGCCGACTACTACACCAAGGACCCGGGCGTGTGGTTCGGGAAGGGTGCCGCCGCCCTTGGCCTGGAAGGCAAGGAGATCACCAAGGAGGACTTCACCGCAATTGCTCAAGGCAAAACCCCTGACGGCCGCGTCCTGGTCCGCGACAGCACGCACCAAGACGCTGAGCACCGCGCCTGCATCGATCTCACCTTTGCCCCCGACAAGAGCGTGTCCGTGCTGGCTCTCGGCGACGAGCGCATCCAGGACGCAATGATGGAGAGCGCGAAACATGTGATGGGCTTGCTGGAACGGGAGTTTGCCCAGATCCGGATCTACGACGAAAACGGCAACCGCGTCGCGATAGATACCGGTAACATCGTTGCCGGCCTGATCCAGCACATGACCAATCGCGACGGAGACCTCCACTACCATATTCACGCCGCGCTCATGAACATGAGCATGAAACCCGGTGAAACCGAGCAATGGCGGGCATTGCACAACGACGTGGTTTATAAAAACCAAATGTATCTCGGCGTCAGCTTCAACAGTGATTTTTCCAAGCGCCTGTCAGAACTTGGCTATCAGATCAATATCACAGACCCCCGCACCGGTTCATTCGAGATCGTTGGCGTCAACAAAGAGTTGACCGCCGATTTTTCGCACCGGCGGGAAGAGATCGAAGCAAAGGTCGCAGAATATAACGCCGCCGGATTGTATCAGAATGTGAACAGCGCTGAACGTCATCAGATGGCTTGCAACGAGACGAAGAGTCAGAAGCAGGAAACCACTGCGGAGGCGCTCTTCGCAGACTGGGAGCAGCGCTTCACTGAGCACGGCACGACAGTCAGGGGCGAGGTTGACAACGCACTCCGGGAAGGTATGGAGCGGCAAGGCCCCATGTTGCCCGCATCGGAATATATCCGCCTGGCAGCGGCTTCCCTCGAACAGAACGAGAGCGCCTACACTACTCAATCTATTCTCCACACCGCCGAGCGCCTGTGCATCGGCCAGCATGGCCCCGACGACCTCCGCGCAGCGATCGCGGCGGCCCAGGTGGACGGTACGCTGATGAGGATCAACGACAAGGACGGGGAGAAGGCGCAGTGGGCGACCCCGCAGATGATCGAGACCGAGAAACGGATATACGATCGCATCCGCGACACCGCCCAGGCCCGCGAACAGATTATGGATTACGCGGCCGCGACGCAGCTTGTCGCAGACCGCCAAAGCGCCCGGGCGGCCAACGGGGAGAAGACCCTGTCAGAAAATCAGCAAGATTTCGTCGCCCGGGCTCTGTCGAGCACTGCAAGCGTCGTGCTGGTTCAGGGGTACTCCGGCGCCGGCAAAACGTTCGCAGCGAAGGAGCTTGCCGACATCCTCCGCGATCAGCACGGCTTCACAATCCGCGCCTTCGGCCCGACCGCCGCTGCAAAGAGTGAGTTGGGTAAATCCCTCGGGGTCGAAGCGCAGACCATCGACAAGTTTCTTCTGCAGCCCCCATCCCCCGGGGAGTACAACACCGGCCGAGAGGCGTGGTTTGTCGATGAGACCTCCATGGTCGGGAGCTACAAATTCGCCCGCCTCGTCGAACAAGCAGCCGCCGCCGGCGCCGTGGTCTACCCGATCGGCGACCGCAATCAGCTCCAAGCCGTCGAAGCCGGGCGGCTATTCGACGAGCTTCAGCAACAAGGCGTCACCGAGACCCTCTACCTGTCGGACATCCAGCGCCAGCGCGGCGACACCCCCGAGACCGCTTACATGCGCGAGGCGGCGGGCAAGATCCGGGACATCACGCAGGCCCGCGCTGCCCTCGAAATAGTGGAAGCACAGGGGCAGGTGCGAGAGATCGAGAGCAAGCCCGACCGCCTGACGGTGATGGCGGCCGACTATGTGAGCCGGGACCCTTCAAAGACCATGCTCATCGTCCAGGGCAATGCGGAGCGCCATAGCCTGAACGCAGCGATCCACGAGGATCTGCACGCCCAGGGGCGTCTCGGGGAAGAAGAGTACAATTTGACTGTCCGGGAGAACAAGAGCCTCGACAGTGCACAGCGGCATTTCGCCGCTTCGTACCAAATCGGCGACATCATCATGAACAGCCAAAGCGGCGCAGGCATGGCGGCGGGCTATGAGGGCCGCGTGACCGGCGTCGACGCCGAGAATAACACAATTACCCTCACGGGCAGAGACGGCAAGGAACGCATCATTGACCCCATGCAGGCCGCTGACCAGCTCACTGTCTGGCGCGAGCACCAGATCACCGCCAGCGTCGGCGACAAGATCGTGTTCCTGAAAAACGACGAGGGAGAGCGGGGCATCGGCAGTGTCAATGGGGACACGGCGGTCATTTCGCACATTGACGAAAACGGCTGGATCACCGCAGTCCGCGACCGGGACGGCGCCGAGCTTTCGTGGAATATCGGCCAGTATGCGAATTTCGACTTGGGGCATGCCCTGACCTCATACAAGTCTCAAGGGCAGAGCATCGAGCACGTCATTGTTTCCGCCGACTCGAAGATGGAGAACTACAACGATTTCTACGTGGCGCTGACTCGCGGGAAGGAGGGCGTGACGATCTACACCGATGACATTGAGCGGCTGAAAGACCGCATCGGCGAGGAGCAGGAGAAAACCAGCACTCTGCTGTTCAGCTTGGCGAATGAGGGCAGGGAACAGGCCCAGGATCTCAACCTCCCTACCACTCAGGATCTCGCTATCCGTGACCCTGACCGCAATATCGAGGATATCGCGATTACTGCCGAGCGGGTCTTTGAAGCTGACAAACCGGAGCGGGAGCACGAAGGAATGGGAATGTCTATCTAATTCTTTCAGCGACGCCCCGCTCCTCGCCAGCCAGTGCCGGCGAAAGGCGGCGCTTGCGGTACTTGAACCCCCTTGCTCTCCGGCAAAGGGGTTTTTTCATTTTCTTGCCTGAAAAATTTTCCATCCCCCCTTTGGTTTTACCCCGCAAACCCGCTTTCTTATGTATCGGTTCAATTCCAGAACCACTACGTCAACAGAGGAGAAACGCCATGCAGAAAACCGCAATAATCATCAAGACCGTCTTAGCTGCCTTAGCCATCTCAACCGTTGTCCTGGCCGGATGGTGGAAAGTGTCAAAGCCAAAGCCTCTGGCAATGGCCGACGGCAAGACTGCGGTGGCCAATATCACCGTGATCGCGGGTGGTCCCGAAAAATCCGGAAAGGAGTGAGCTATGAGTGCTCACAAAAACCGATCCCCCGGGGGCCTGAATCCCCTGGCGCTGGTGCGGGAACACAGCCACATCCTCGGCCAAGTGCTCGAAGAGACGCTCAGAGACCTGGCGATGGCTGGGCGGCCCACCTCGCCGGCGGAAATCCGCCAGACGGTCGATGAGCGATATGGTCCCGCACTGGCGTACCTGATCGCCGAAAGCCTGGCGTGCCCGCTTCTCCGGCAATCCGTTGAAACCGCCGCAGCTATACGACCTTACCCGCACCGTCAACAGGCTTTTCCCCACGGCTTTCCCCATGGCCTGTTGACACGCCGCTTTGGTTTTTGGTCGTAACCCCGCTATCTGAGTCAGTAGTAGAAAATCCACGAGAAAGGAGACCCGCCATGATCATCGGACTGATCCTGGGCTTAATTGCCCTCGGCAACGCCACCGCAGCGGTCGTCACCGTTGCCGCCATGTAACTCCGCGCCTTCGGCGCACATCACCCCCGCCCCGGCACAGCGGCCGGGGCGGAAGGAGGAACTATGAAACAGAGGGTTTTCGTAACAATAGTGCTGGTGATGCTGGCCATCAGCGGGACCGGGAGTGCCTATGCCGGGGGGCTTGTGAATAGGCTGCTGACGCCCGATCCTAATTCACCGGCTGCGCAGATGAACGAACGCAACAGGAAGGCTGCGGCCGACCTCCGTTATAGTCCGGATCTCATGGCACTTGGCAAAGCGCAGTTCGCCGCCAGGGAGTCTATGCAGAAAGCCGGCGTCCTGGGACTCGAAGAGACCTGGAAGGTCTTTGCCACTGCGCTAAGCTACCCTGTTTCGGATTCGGTCAAAGCTGCCTGCAAACAGGGGGCGGCTGACCCCAGGACGCACATCGACTGCACGACCGGTGATGGCACTTACGATGCCCGCCTCGACGACAAAAATGAATATTCGAGAAAGCCGCAAAAGTACGGCTACGTCTACAAGGTCGAGGGCGGCGTGCCGGTGGGAATTACGTACGACCTTGGCGCAGAGGTAGTTATCCATCGCAATGCAATCCCCTATGCCTACGAATTGCGGCCCGACCGGCAAGAGGATGGATACGGGCTCAACAACAACTCTTCGTTTCGCAAGATAACGACCTGCACGACAAGCTTCGAGCAAAGCGGCAATCCCGAGTCCTTGGTCGTCGATCAAGCCATCGTTCGGGTATCTTGCGGAGATAACTGGATCACCGCGATCCTTGGCCATACTCAAGAAGATACCCGGATCACCGCCCTTGCCGCCCCGGGCATCTACAAAGACGGCGTTCTCACGATTTCCGGGGTCTCCCGAAAAATCGGCAAAGACGACCTACTCGCGGCTCTCACCGCACACTATAACTCTGTTCAGTCCGCAGACATTCACGGCGTCATGCTGCATCAATACCTCCGAGGCGTGCTGAGCTATCCGAACACCCAGGAGGCGGCTTTCGTCGTTGCCATCGGCTACCAGCGACAGAATGCTGTTGCTTCGGCTGCCGATGCCGCGAAGGAAGAGGCGGAGCGTGCCGAGTTCGAGCGCCTGCAACAGAAATTCCAGGGCGCGAAGCCGTCCAAACTGCAATAGGAGGGGCTATGAGACAAATGATTATCGTTGCGATCCTGTTGGTCGCCGCCCTCTCCACCCACGCCCTGGCCGCCCGGCCGGGGCAGGGGTGGGGCAAGTCGGAAGACGAATTTCGCAGTGCGCTTCGCGACGGCGATGACCTCAAAAGTAATATAAGGAACATGTGCAACGGCTTCGGCAGGCCGTATGGTAACAGCAACATATGGGGTGGTCATTACACCGGCGAGGGCGGCGATCTCACGTTAGGAGGAGGCGATTTGGGTCCTAGCATGCATATAGCTGTTAGGGATAATCTCCTCCAACAAGCCGATCAGCGGGCAATGGGACTCGCGGGCTGGCGCGGAAGCTGCGTGGCCGCAACCGGAGATTACGCCCCCGGCGCTCTGACAGCACATATCATTGCTGATCGGGTAGCATCAGTCGATAGCAGGGACGGAAAGTACACGATCACGATAATGCCAGCCGAAACGGGCGGGGGGACGGTTTTCCGCGTGGTTTACATGGATCAGTTTTACCTCGTCGGTCAAACCGACCCCAACGCTCGATATTTGGCAATCACCGACGCCAGGTTGCCGATCGCCACATCAATCAACGAAACACTACAGCGTGGCAATAGTGCGATTGGGGTGAGCAATAGCCGCAGTTTGTACAACCTGATTCGTGATTACTATACGGGAGTGGCGGAGCCGGATGGTGCCAGCGTTGTGGAATTTGCGAAAGGCTTGTTGAGCGACCCCGGAACCCAGGAAGGCTTCCTGAGCTACACCCGTAACCGTGCCGACGATGCCGCCATGACGCCTGCGGAGCGCGAGAAGCGCCGCTACGAGGAACTGCGGAGAAAATATGGAGATGGGCGATAGCCGCCTTTGGTTTTGCAGTCCTCCGCCGCTTTATCAACCATGAAGTGAAGATTTCCCCTACAAAGGAGAGAATCCATGAAAAGAGTAATTCTGATTGTCCTCGCCAGCCTGGCCGTATGCGGCTGCGCCACCGTATCGCCGTCCCCGGTCTGTGCCCCCTGGGCAGAGGTCAAGGCCCGCGCCGCTCAGGGTCTCTCCGTCAAAGAGGCTATCGATATGCTGCCGCCCGGCGACTACACCCCACACGATTCGCCCGTTCCCCTTGGCGTGTTGATGAGTCGCCTGGACAGTGCTGCCTACGATAGCTACGATAAGCGCAAATCCAGCGACCATTCCATCTACCCGTTCGACACCTTCGGCTGGATCGTACAGCCAGACAGAGACGCTTGGCCAGCCAATCCTAATGCCCGCAGTTGCGGGTATGCCTACCTGCATATCGATTACAAGGGCCGCATCCACGATGTTTCTTGCTCCACCGTTTATCCCTGCGGCCCCCGGCCGGCGGGCAACTGGACCAACAGACTGCCGCTCGTCTATCACAACCCCGGGCCGTCTTTCCTCTGGGAAAAGGGGGAGAAATAATGAGAGCCATCATTCTTGTCATTTTGCTGATTCTGTTTGCTGGCGCGGCATGGGCTGACCAGTGCGCCGAAAACTACCTCGGCGACCAGGCGGCGGTGGAAGCCCGCCTGAAGACGGCCGGCTACCGGCTCAAGGGCGTCAAGGCCGCCGACGCGGCTGGTACGGCACGAGCATACCACTGGACCAGGGAAAGCAAGGATCTCGTCGTCGTGGATCTTGTAGCGGGGTCCGGACAGATCAGGTCTGCTGATTGTGCCGCCGTTGCAGGCACGACCACTTCTGAGGGCTTGACGGTAGACTACAAGTACGCTCAGCAAGATAAGCTGATGGAGCCGCTGAAACCGTACCTATCGGTTTTGGCGGAATTCATCCTCTACGACCTTCACGAGGTCACTGAGGTCGCAACGGCGGCCACCGCCGGCATCCCAGCCACTGCGTACCTAGATTCCGTGACACGTCAGGTGGACAGGCGGGGGTGGACAGTTCCGTTCGCGAAAGCCGCCGCAGAGGAATTCAGGCGGCGAGGGTATAAGGTCGGGACGAACTGGCAGGCGGGTCCCGACTCGATCACGATCGCGAAAGGCGGCGTGGCGATCACCTGGCGCGCAGACCAGGACCGCCAAGGGGTCGGGGTCGTCATTAAAATACAGCAGGTCACGGCGGGGAGGCAAACGTATGGGGTTTCGGCGGACCAGGTCGCCAAGACCAACGAACTGGCCAGCAACCCGCGCAACGGCAACGGCCCGGGCGCATTGTCGATCCGGTACGTGTCGATGGTGAGCGGCGAAACAGGGCCCGGCGGTAACTACTACCTCAAGGGGCAGGGGGTGACGACGGAAATTCAACTGACTGAGTTTCAACTAGCGGCCGCGTACGCTGCCAAGCACTGATCCCGCCCAAACCTCGGCCCCGGAATCCAGTTTCCGGGGCTATTTTTTTGCACTGATTCAAACCGACCTACCACTATTAATGCTGCCACTAATTTCCCTTTCCTAATCTTTCAACTACAGATAAGATATCCGCGCTTCGTCGGCACCCAAAGATTAGGGAGGGAACATGAATAATCTGGGGTCATGCATGAAAAGCTTGTTCGTCACAATTGCCTTGTCGCTGCTGCCTGTCGTTGCTTTCGGTGCGGAACAATATTGGACCCAAATTGAGGCAGACCCGCCGTTGGAAAGCCCAAGCATGTATCTTGCCGACGTTATGAATGTTTCCAGCACCGTCAAAAGTGTGAAGCTCAAAGTCATCATAAAACCCGGCGATACCGTTACTCAGCTTCCCGCGCCTGTGCTCCTGCAGTACGTCCAGTTCGATTGTGCAAAAGAACAGGTCAGAATACTGGCGAGCAAAGAGTTTCAAGGTGAACCCATGTTGTACGGAGTAGTCTGCAGTCGGTATCTGGAGAGCCGGGCGGTTTATACTGAACCTTGGCGCCCTGTTGATCGCGAACTTTTCCGGCATTTTTTCCGTGCCGTGTGTCAATGATAAACAAGGATAAAGCCGACCGCCCACAGGGTCCACAGTCTCAGCCCGCCGCGAAAGCCCGGCTTTCGCTTACGGCGGACTGGCCTATGGACTTGTGGACGGATTGAGCAACTGAGAGAATGAAATGAACCCTGAACTTTTAAGTTTTATGGCACTGATTGTCGCTCTTACCTCTACGATCATCAATTACCTGATGCTGCACCATCAATATGACCCGGAGGTTATAGTTTACGCTTTACCTGATCAACGGCGCCCTACAATTATCAATATAATTATTGAAAATATCGGCAAAGGTAGGGCAACCCATATTAGGTTTGAGTCGGACCATCCGATCCCCAAGCGAGCATTCGGTTTTGACGATGCAGAAACACCAGATGTGATGGATGATGGCCCGTTTATTCATGGGATTTCGGCTCTTGCTCCAGGCGAAAAAAGGACAATTACATGGGGGCAGTACGGTGGATTGACGAAAGGTCTTAATAACAATATATTGGAAATTACAGCGATATACAAAAGTCATCCATCATTTCAGGTTACTCCTAAAAAGCACCTAACAACCTCAAATATTGACCTCAAATCGTTCGAAGGGACCGACGCTTCAGACAATAATTGGGACAAAAAGGCAGCAGAACAGCTTGAAGAAATTGCGAAGACATTGAAGAAACTTGCAGAACATCGATAAAGCTTTTCTTTTATTGCTCTGTCTTTCCTACTCCTGCTGATGTCCCGGCTTGTACCCCGGGTAGTTCGCCGCGACGATCTCCTCAGCGGTCATTGCTTGCGCCGGTGCTACGTTGACCGGAGTCGGGATCTCCTGCGCCGCCTCCGCTTGGGCTATCTCGGCGGGCCTGTGGGGCTGGTGCCCCTGCAATATCCCTCCGGTGTTCCGGTACTCACCGACCATCACCCCGCCGCTCCCGGCCGCCGCCCGTGCTGCATGGCGGGCCTTGACCCTTTCCAAAGCACCTGTCAGTCCGACGCCGCTTGTTTCTCCCCTGGCCGCAAGCTGGCTGACAGGGCCAGTGGGGAGGTGGAAGCCGTATCGTGGAAGTGCAATAGCGGCCGTGATTGCTATAGCTATGAGTATATTCGCCTTCATCATCTCCTCCTGATCTCTTTAGAAAAACAGCCGCCGTAAGAAGTCTACCAGCACGTCAATCATGCTCTTGGGGGCCATCGCCTCCAGCCGTCGCCGTTCCTCCCGGCTTGCCCGGCGCTCGTCGGCCTGGATGAGCTGGCGAAGAAATTCGTTGCTGACCATTCCGTCTTTCGTCGTGATTGCCGTCATTGTCGTGTCCTCCGGTGGTTTCGGTATGCTTCATGATTGTTTTTATTGCACTTGGTATGCCAAAATTGCTTAGCATTGCTGCCAAATAATGCAAAATAATGCAGGATGGTTTATTTATATGGATGGATTAATGTGATATACAGTGTTAGCGAAGCATGTGCGATGGGAGATGATTCGAGAGGACAGAGAACTGGTGGAGAGAATATGGAGGCTCCTGATATAAGGGATATCACAATTTATCTATGTCGAGTATAACCTCATATGTATAGGCAATAAATGACTCATATATGGAACTACTAATAATGATTTGGCATATGGAGAATCTATGAGTACATATGAAATAACAATGTCTGTATTAGGTGTTGGAGGATTTACAGGATTAAGTATGGCTTTTGTATTGAATACTCTTTTGAAAAATGGAATAAAAGAGTCTATTAGTAGTGTTTACAAAAAACAGCTTGAAGATCATAAATTTCTTTTGAAAAACTCTGAAAAAGTCTTTCAATACAAGCTTGATGCGTCAAAATATCTTTATAAAATACTACGAGATATTATTCCAAAGCGTTCCTATCCTGACATGGACTGGGATGAAGCCTGCGAAGCAATAGCATTAGGTTTTTCTGCTCACGAAAAGGCTCTTAATGACTTTCTTTGCGAATATCAATCAACATTGTCAGATGAAATTCTCAAACGAATCAGGAGTGCAATAAGTGCTTGTTCTGATGGTCAGTTCGAGTTTTATTGGGATTCTGAACAGCAAGAGCCAATCGCCAACAAAACAGCAAAAGAAAAAGCGACTGAGCTATATGATGCTCTCGATGGAGCCGTTGAGATGTTGAGGAAAGAAGTTCATGAAATGATTTCTATGCCGCGCACTTAACTAGCGATTCAACAAATGACACACGAAGGGCAAGGAGGAAATATGGCACCGAAAGAACTGTCGCAATCGGAGTTGCTGCAGATATTTGAGTTGGAACCAGAAGTCATTGATGTCGAGAAACAAGAAAACGGAAAGAGCTTACCTGTTGTGAGGGCATACGATGACGAGGAAGTTCACCTTCACTTCTGG is a window of Geobacter sp. FeAm09 DNA encoding:
- the mobF gene encoding MobF family relaxase; amino-acid sequence: MTSVSPPMPAAAAGKYFTAADYYTKDPGVWFGKGAAALGLEGKEITKEDFTAIAQGKTPDGRVLVRDSTHQDAEHRACIDLTFAPDKSVSVLALGDERIQDAMMESAKHVMGLLEREFAQIRIYDENGNRVAIDTGNIVAGLIQHMTNRDGDLHYHIHAALMNMSMKPGETEQWRALHNDVVYKNQMYLGVSFNSDFSKRLSELGYQINITDPRTGSFEIVGVNKELTADFSHRREEIEAKVAEYNAAGLYQNVNSAERHQMACNETKSQKQETTAEALFADWEQRFTEHGTTVRGEVDNALREGMERQGPMLPASEYIRLAAASLEQNESAYTTQSILHTAERLCIGQHGPDDLRAAIAAAQVDGTLMRINDKDGEKAQWATPQMIETEKRIYDRIRDTAQAREQIMDYAAATQLVADRQSARAANGEKTLSENQQDFVARALSSTASVVLVQGYSGAGKTFAAKELADILRDQHGFTIRAFGPTAAAKSELGKSLGVEAQTIDKFLLQPPSPGEYNTGREAWFVDETSMVGSYKFARLVEQAAAAGAVVYPIGDRNQLQAVEAGRLFDELQQQGVTETLYLSDIQRQRGDTPETAYMREAAGKIRDITQARAALEIVEAQGQVREIESKPDRLTVMAADYVSRDPSKTMLIVQGNAERHSLNAAIHEDLHAQGRLGEEEYNLTVRENKSLDSAQRHFAASYQIGDIIMNSQSGAGMAAGYEGRVTGVDAENNTITLTGRDGKERIIDPMQAADQLTVWREHQITASVGDKIVFLKNDEGERGIGSVNGDTAVISHIDENGWITAVRDRDGAELSWNIGQYANFDLGHALTSYKSQGQSIEHVIVSADSKMENYNDFYVALTRGKEGVTIYTDDIERLKDRIGEEQEKTSTLLFSLANEGREQAQDLNLPTTQDLAIRDPDRNIEDIAITAERVFEADKPEREHEGMGMSI